In Streptomyces violaceusniger Tu 4113, one DNA window encodes the following:
- a CDS encoding IS630 family transposase: MRPHLKKCWTIPPRANAQFAAAMEDVLAVYARPYDPASPVVCMDEKPYQLLAHARDPIPARPGQDLKEDSEYVRHGTCSVFCWVEPLQGWRRVDAQPRRTKVDWARQVERLLTLDYPDAAKVVLVMDNLNTHTTGSLYEAFGPAKAFTLAQRLEIHHTPKHGSWLNIAEIELSALTRQCLDRRIEDLAVLNAELTAWQHAANTNQRQVNWHFTTQDARTRLRHLYPNV, translated from the coding sequence CTGCGTCCTCATCTGAAGAAGTGCTGGACCATCCCGCCACGGGCGAACGCGCAGTTCGCTGCGGCGATGGAAGACGTCCTGGCCGTGTACGCCCGGCCCTACGACCCGGCCAGTCCGGTGGTGTGCATGGACGAGAAGCCCTACCAGCTCCTGGCGCATGCCCGGGACCCGATCCCCGCCCGGCCGGGACAGGACCTGAAGGAAGACAGCGAATACGTGCGGCACGGCACCTGCTCGGTCTTCTGCTGGGTCGAGCCCCTGCAAGGGTGGCGGCGCGTGGACGCCCAGCCCCGCCGGACCAAGGTCGACTGGGCACGCCAGGTCGAACGGCTCCTGACCCTCGACTACCCCGACGCCGCCAAGGTCGTGCTGGTGATGGACAACCTCAATACCCACACCACCGGGTCGCTGTACGAGGCGTTCGGCCCAGCCAAGGCGTTCACCCTGGCGCAGCGCCTGGAGATCCACCACACCCCCAAACACGGCTCCTGGCTCAACATCGCCGAGATCGAACTCTCGGCCCTGACCCGGCAATGCCTGGACCGGCGCATCGAGGACCTCGCCGTGCTCAACGCCGAACTCACCGCCTGGCAACACGCCGCCAACACCAATCAGCGCCAGGTCAACTGGCACTTCACCACCCAAGACGCCCGCACCCGACTCCGCCACCTATATCCCAACGTTTAG
- a CDS encoding cystathionine beta-synthase gives MQYYESMIELVGNTPLVKLNTVTEGIRATVLAKVEYFNPGGSVKDRIAVRMIEAAERSGELKPGGTIVEPTSGNTGVGLAMVAQRKGYKCIFVCPDKVSTDKINVLRAYGAEVVVCPTAVDPEHPDSYYNVSDRLVRETPGAWKPDQYSNPNNPLSHYESTGPELWEQTEGKITHFVAGVGTGGTISGTGRYLKEASEGRVQVIGADPEGSVYSGGSGRPYLIEGVGEDFWPTAYDQTVADEIVAVSDKDAFQMTRRLAKEEGLLVGGSCGMAVVGALKVAERLGPDDVVVVLLPDSGRGYLSKIFNDEWMADYGFLEEDGPSVRVGDVLQGKQGGLPSLVHMHPDETVGEAIDVLREYGVSQMPIVKPGAGHPDVMAAEVIGSVVERELLDALFARRAELTDPLEKHMSPPLPHVGSGEPVEDLMAVLGTADAAIVLVEGKPKGVVSRQDLLAYLASGAK, from the coding sequence GTGCAGTACTACGAATCGATGATTGAGCTGGTCGGCAACACCCCGCTGGTGAAGCTCAACACCGTGACCGAGGGCATCCGGGCAACCGTCCTGGCCAAGGTCGAATACTTCAATCCCGGTGGCTCGGTGAAGGACCGGATCGCGGTCCGGATGATCGAGGCAGCCGAGCGCTCCGGTGAGCTCAAGCCGGGCGGCACCATCGTCGAGCCGACGTCCGGCAACACGGGCGTGGGCCTCGCCATGGTCGCCCAGCGCAAGGGCTACAAGTGCATCTTCGTCTGCCCGGACAAGGTGTCCACGGACAAGATCAACGTGCTGCGGGCCTACGGCGCCGAGGTGGTGGTCTGCCCCACCGCCGTGGACCCCGAGCACCCCGACTCGTACTACAACGTCTCCGACCGGCTGGTCCGCGAGACGCCGGGTGCCTGGAAGCCCGACCAGTACAGCAACCCGAACAACCCGCTCTCCCACTACGAGTCCACCGGCCCCGAGCTGTGGGAGCAGACCGAGGGGAAGATCACCCACTTCGTCGCGGGCGTCGGCACCGGCGGCACGATCTCCGGCACCGGCCGCTATCTGAAGGAGGCCAGCGAGGGCCGGGTCCAGGTGATCGGCGCCGACCCCGAGGGCTCGGTCTACTCCGGCGGCTCCGGCCGCCCGTATCTGATCGAGGGCGTCGGCGAGGACTTCTGGCCGACCGCCTACGACCAGACCGTCGCGGACGAGATCGTCGCGGTCTCCGACAAGGACGCCTTCCAGATGACGCGGCGGCTGGCCAAGGAGGAGGGGCTGCTGGTCGGCGGCTCCTGCGGAATGGCGGTCGTGGGCGCGCTGAAGGTCGCCGAGCGGCTCGGCCCGGACGATGTGGTGGTCGTGCTGCTGCCCGACAGCGGTCGTGGCTATCTGTCCAAGATCTTCAACGATGAGTGGATGGCCGACTACGGCTTCCTGGAGGAGGACGGCCCCTCGGTGCGCGTCGGCGACGTCCTCCAGGGCAAGCAGGGCGGACTGCCCTCGCTGGTCCATATGCACCCGGACGAGACGGTGGGCGAGGCCATCGACGTGCTGCGCGAATACGGCGTCTCGCAGATGCCGATCGTCAAGCCGGGCGCCGGGCACCCGGATGTGATGGCCGCCGAGGTCATCGGTTCGGTGGTGGAACGCGAGCTGCTGGACGCCCTGTTCGCCCGGCGCGCGGAGCTGACCGACCCGCTGGAGAAGCACATGAGCCCGCCGCTGCCGCACGTCGGCTCCGGCGAGCCGGTCGAGGACCTGATGGCGGTGCTGGGCACGGCGGACGCGGCGATCGTGCTGGTGGAGGGGAAGCCGAAGGGTGTGGTGAGCCGGCAGGACCTGCTGGCGTACCTGGCCAGCGGCGCCAAGTAA
- a CDS encoding acyl-CoA synthetase: MTAPLLTSLAAPGGDRPDALSVGGRSLSREELLGAAGAVAARIAGAPVVAVRATATPETVVAVVGALLAGVPVVPVPPDSGPAERDHILRDSGATLLLTGEAIEAPIETVPVDPAERAAWTKPEPDAESTAFILYTSGTTGAPKGALISRRAVAADLDGLAAAWAWTAEDTLVHGLPLFHVHGLVLGVLGALRTGSRLVHTGKPTPAAYAAAGGSLYFGVPTVWNRIVQDQDSARALASARLLVSGSAPLPAPVFRDLERLTGQRPIERYGMTESLITLSTRADGERRPGYVGTPLAGIRTRIATEEGAEIGELQLTGPTLFDGYLNRPEATAGSYTEDGWFRTGDIAAVEQDGFHRIVGRASTDMIKSGGYRIGAGEVENALLDHPAVREAAVVGAPHEDLGQEIVAYVVADGIGEQELIDFVASQLSVHKRPRKVRFLEALPRNAMGKPQKKLLPPA; encoded by the coding sequence GTGACCGCACCTCTCCTCACGTCCCTCGCCGCGCCCGGCGGCGACCGCCCCGACGCGCTGAGCGTCGGCGGCCGCTCCCTCTCGCGCGAGGAACTGCTCGGTGCCGCGGGCGCGGTGGCGGCCCGTATCGCCGGTGCGCCGGTCGTCGCGGTCCGGGCGACCGCGACGCCGGAGACGGTGGTCGCGGTGGTCGGCGCGCTGCTGGCCGGGGTGCCGGTGGTGCCCGTACCGCCGGACTCCGGCCCGGCCGAACGCGACCACATACTGCGGGACTCGGGCGCCACCCTGCTGCTCACCGGGGAGGCGATAGAGGCCCCGATCGAGACCGTCCCGGTGGACCCGGCCGAGCGGGCCGCGTGGACGAAGCCGGAGCCGGACGCGGAGTCCACGGCGTTCATCCTCTACACCTCGGGGACCACGGGGGCGCCCAAGGGCGCGCTGATCTCCCGGCGGGCGGTGGCCGCCGACCTGGACGGGCTCGCCGCGGCCTGGGCCTGGACCGCGGAGGACACCTTGGTCCACGGGCTGCCGCTGTTCCATGTGCACGGCCTGGTGCTGGGCGTCCTGGGCGCGCTCCGGACGGGCAGCCGTCTCGTCCACACCGGCAAGCCGACCCCGGCGGCGTACGCGGCGGCGGGCGGCAGCCTCTACTTCGGGGTGCCGACGGTCTGGAACCGGATCGTCCAGGACCAGGACTCCGCCCGCGCCCTGGCCTCCGCCCGGCTGCTGGTCTCCGGCAGCGCCCCGCTGCCCGCCCCCGTCTTCCGCGACCTCGAGCGGCTCACCGGCCAGCGCCCCATCGAGCGCTACGGCATGACCGAGAGCCTCATCACCCTCTCCACCCGGGCCGACGGAGAGCGCCGCCCCGGCTACGTCGGCACCCCGCTGGCGGGCATCCGTACCCGGATCGCCACCGAGGAGGGCGCCGAGATCGGTGAACTCCAGCTCACCGGCCCCACCCTCTTCGACGGCTATCTGAACCGGCCCGAGGCCACGGCCGGTTCGTACACCGAGGACGGCTGGTTCCGCACGGGCGACATCGCCGCGGTCGAGCAGGACGGCTTCCACCGCATCGTGGGCCGCGCCTCCACCGACATGATCAAGTCCGGCGGCTACCGCATCGGCGCGGGCGAGGTCGAGAACGCCCTCCTCGACCACCCCGCCGTCCGCGAGGCAGCCGTCGTCGGCGCCCCGCACGAGGATCTGGGCCAGGAGATCGTCGCCTACGTCGTCGCCGACGGCATCGGCGAACAGGAGCTGATCGACTTCGTCGCCTCCCAGCTCTCCGTCCACAAGCGTCCCCGCAAGGTCCGCTTCCTGGAGGCCCTGCCCCGCAACGCCATGGGCAAGCCCCAGAAGAAACTCCTGCCCCCGGCCTGA
- a CDS encoding SGNH/GDSL hydrolase family protein, with amino-acid sequence MSMSRARVARRIAAAAAYGGGGIGLLGGVTAVLLLTEVSHAKRVVGGSDDPPPRADGRYGFAFARRTGQPPLRLAFLGDSTAAGQGVHRPRQTPGALLASGLAAVAERPVDLRNVALPGAQSSDLERQVTLVLEDAELPPDVCVIMIGANDVTRRMPPAKSVRLLSDAVRRLRESGCEVVVGTCPDLGTIEPVYQPLRWVARRLSRQLAAAQTIGVVEQDGRTVSLGDLLGPEFAANPRELFGPDNFHPSAEGYATAAMAILPTLCDSLGLWPEEAPETLDEGILPVATAAAEAAAEGGTEVTAARGPWARLLRRHRPATQEPATVSGSPDTSSPTSPPPSGC; translated from the coding sequence ATGTCGATGTCGAGGGCGAGGGTGGCGCGGCGGATCGCGGCCGCGGCGGCGTACGGGGGCGGCGGGATCGGGCTGCTGGGCGGGGTGACCGCCGTGCTGTTGCTCACCGAGGTGTCCCATGCGAAACGGGTCGTGGGCGGGTCGGACGATCCTCCGCCGCGCGCGGACGGCCGATATGGCTTCGCCTTCGCCCGCAGGACCGGCCAGCCCCCACTGCGGCTGGCCTTTCTCGGCGACTCCACGGCCGCCGGGCAGGGCGTCCACCGCCCTCGTCAGACACCGGGCGCGCTGCTCGCCTCGGGGCTCGCGGCGGTCGCCGAGCGCCCGGTGGACCTGCGGAACGTGGCACTGCCGGGGGCGCAGTCCAGCGATCTGGAGCGCCAGGTCACGCTGGTGCTGGAGGATGCGGAGCTGCCTCCCGACGTGTGCGTGATCATGATCGGTGCCAATGACGTCACCCGTCGGATGCCGCCCGCCAAGTCGGTGCGGCTGCTGTCGGACGCGGTGCGCAGACTGCGCGAGAGCGGCTGCGAGGTGGTGGTGGGCACCTGTCCCGACCTCGGCACGATCGAGCCCGTCTATCAGCCGCTGCGCTGGGTCGCGCGGCGGCTGAGCCGACAGCTCGCCGCCGCGCAGACGATCGGGGTGGTGGAGCAGGACGGACGCACGGTCTCGCTGGGCGATCTGCTCGGCCCCGAGTTCGCGGCCAATCCGCGCGAGCTGTTCGGCCCGGACAACTTCCACCCCTCGGCGGAGGGGTACGCCACGGCCGCGATGGCCATTCTGCCGACCCTGTGCGACTCGCTGGGCCTGTGGCCCGAGGAGGCGCCGGAGACGCTCGACGAGGGCATCCTGCCGGTCGCCACGGCGGCGGCCGAGGCGGCCGCCGAGGGTGGCACCGAGGTCACGGCGGCTCGCGGGCCCTGGGCCCGGTTGCTGCGGCGCCATCGGCCCGCGACGCAGGAGCCGGCGACCGTGTCCGGCTCCCCCGACACCTCGTCCCCGACCTCCCCGCCCCCTTCAGGCTGCTGA
- a CDS encoding helix-turn-helix domain-containing protein yields MGSQKKRPVRLTAQDREELVRVTTTGVRPASMTMRARVLLALDTSVGEVDPKEVIAARLGVSGETLRLVAKRFAETGGDVHATIARKKRDLPPVPSPVTGEVEARLIAMACSQPPAGHARWSLRLLEKHVALSEDIPDLDHSTIGRVLKKRNCVLI; encoded by the coding sequence ATGGGTTCGCAGAAGAAGCGGCCGGTCAGGTTGACCGCGCAGGATCGCGAGGAGTTGGTACGGGTGACCACGACGGGTGTCCGCCCAGCCTCGATGACCATGCGCGCCCGAGTGCTGCTTGCGCTGGATACCTCGGTGGGTGAGGTGGATCCCAAGGAGGTGATCGCGGCCCGGCTCGGCGTCTCCGGTGAGACGTTGCGGCTGGTCGCCAAGCGTTTTGCCGAGACCGGTGGCGATGTTCACGCCACGATCGCGCGGAAGAAGCGCGACCTCCCGCCGGTGCCCTCGCCGGTGACCGGCGAGGTCGAGGCCCGGCTCATCGCGATGGCCTGCTCGCAGCCACCGGCGGGGCATGCCCGATGGTCGCTGCGGCTGCTGGAGAAGCACGTCGCGCTGAGTGAGGACATCCCGGACCTGGACCACTCCACCATCGGGCGGGTGTTAAAAAAACGGAACTGCGTCCTCATCTGA